A single genomic interval of Stieleria maiorica harbors:
- a CDS encoding flagellin N-terminal helical domain-containing protein, whose protein sequence is MSLTITNNVGALNARNNLNRSSNALNKSIERLSTGFKVNRGADGPAALVISEKQRAQIAGLRTAIDNTEKAVAVVQTAEGALNEINSILIKVRSLALDSANSGVNDADAFAANQAEIDNALDTINRIAANTQFGEKALLDGSAGVTGSTSDTDVTFLKGGSNTSDGTYAVAITTQGERANITAGTSQTGNLAADEVLSVNGVSITLNSGLSRAGVVARINEFTDQTGVVAEDISGGTRLRSIEFGSDAEIEVVSDTAAAGTSSGFGTTLNTDQGVNIIGTIDGVAASGKGNTLTSVSGASKGTVVRVGEHSSDAALTETGAQGNVSIQNNALVFQIGANQNQTAQISIQSVNADALGVAVTGTKFNSLNEIDVTSFDNAQDALKVIDSAIDELSNMRGELGAFQSNTLESIANNMRSTLENTVNAESVIRDTDFAEEISKFTNNQILVQAGTSVLSSANQTSQSVLSLLQ, encoded by the coding sequence ATGAGCTTAACAATAACCAACAACGTCGGCGCTCTGAATGCCCGCAACAATCTGAACCGATCTTCGAACGCATTGAACAAATCGATCGAACGACTGTCGACGGGCTTCAAAGTCAACCGGGGTGCAGACGGTCCTGCCGCTCTGGTGATTTCTGAGAAGCAACGTGCCCAGATCGCCGGTCTGCGAACCGCCATCGACAACACCGAAAAAGCGGTCGCCGTCGTGCAAACCGCCGAAGGTGCCCTGAACGAGATCAACAGCATTTTGATCAAAGTCCGCTCGCTGGCACTCGATTCGGCAAACTCCGGCGTCAACGACGCCGACGCGTTCGCCGCCAACCAAGCGGAAATCGACAACGCACTTGACACCATCAATCGAATCGCCGCCAACACCCAGTTCGGCGAGAAAGCACTGCTCGATGGATCCGCCGGCGTCACCGGTTCGACCTCCGACACCGACGTCACCTTCCTCAAGGGTGGCAGCAATACCAGCGACGGTACCTACGCGGTTGCCATCACCACCCAAGGTGAACGAGCCAACATCACCGCCGGCACGTCGCAAACCGGCAACCTGGCCGCCGACGAAGTCCTCTCGGTCAACGGCGTCAGCATCACGCTGAACTCCGGATTGAGCCGAGCCGGTGTGGTCGCTCGTATCAACGAATTCACCGACCAAACCGGTGTCGTCGCCGAAGACATCTCCGGCGGAACACGCCTGCGTTCAATTGAATTCGGCTCCGACGCCGAGATCGAAGTCGTTTCGGACACCGCAGCTGCGGGAACTTCGTCCGGTTTTGGCACCACGCTGAATACCGACCAAGGTGTCAACATTATCGGTACCATCGATGGCGTCGCCGCCTCGGGTAAAGGCAACACGCTGACCAGCGTTTCCGGTGCGTCCAAAGGCACCGTGGTCCGTGTCGGCGAACATTCCTCCGACGCCGCGCTGACCGAAACCGGTGCTCAAGGCAACGTTTCGATCCAAAACAACGCCTTGGTCTTCCAAATCGGTGCCAACCAAAACCAGACGGCCCAAATCTCGATCCAATCGGTCAACGCCGACGCTCTCGGTGTCGCCGTGACCGGAACGAAGTTCAACAGCCTGAACGAAATCGACGTCACGTCCTTCGACAACGCTCAAGACGCCTTGAAGGTGATCGATTCCGCGATCGACGAGCTGTCCAACATGCGTGGCGAACTCGGTGCGTTCCAATCGAACACGCTCGAATCGATCGCCAACAACATGCGATCGACGCTGGAAAACACCGTCAACGCCGAATCGGTCATTCGCGACACGGACTTCGCCGAAGAAATCTCCAAATTCACCAACAACCAAATCTTGGTGCAAGCGGGGACGTCGGTTCTGTCCAGTGCGAACCAAACGTCTCAGTCGGTTCTGTCGCTGCTGCAGTAA
- a CDS encoding flagellar biosynthesis anti-sigma factor FlgM produces MRINPIGNSQPAQYKRLDSQSTAQQNETPAPTQASAAKSSTASTSIQLDSIRDLSQVLKQSADVRESVVEAVKLKIQSGEYLTKEAAVDTARSILDL; encoded by the coding sequence ATGAGAATCAACCCCATCGGAAATTCGCAGCCCGCTCAATACAAGCGGCTCGATTCCCAGTCGACGGCCCAGCAGAACGAGACGCCAGCGCCGACCCAGGCTTCGGCGGCTAAGTCTTCGACGGCCTCGACCTCGATTCAACTCGATTCGATCCGCGATTTATCACAGGTCCTCAAGCAGTCAGCTGATGTGCGAGAGTCCGTGGTGGAAGCAGTCAAACTGAAAATACAAAGCGGCGAATACCTGACCAAAGAGGCTGCGGTCGATACGGCCAGGTCGATTCTCGATTTGTAA
- a CDS encoding tetratricopeptide repeat protein: MFRTEVLWVSVFLAIGAVGGLVYNWPSEPQVDIDSPAEQIPPPATETSGQAAAEQLSPFAAEDFDGAVRDDPQAPPASSATVAGIWNDVRPSAQRSQPIDFGVLELGDRLLAGGNSVGAVKHYSKLWQQANLPVDVAVLIRLGLASELAGLHEQAEKHYHSAIRVAEKGSVQQLASLLGLARLWESQGQLGEAISLLSELFLVYSHDGYPKIIRQTIVHQLADCLQRRLLANEVVVEALQKEPMEYHWVPVAVDSMLALADWESPDGVPVNPGSGLKLLQNYEGDVSLVLVQAHLSGVSVLKLISELQRLSGLQITVTEKAKSSLVGRLANVNAPVMAVSLLLDQALESMELSWSQSEGGVTIMAREELTTRDLASYDLARTQRMLQRVQLDYLEGVERVAAIMNDGNNVRLSGGWDLAADKYRAAREAGPAHELNADLYFNEASLSMVRGDSLNALHASYMALDQTLSPALQAEVYAMIADLELEFGQMSKSITAASRGMRRADDPVVLARTAMTLARGYLLTGDPYSANSVLFDVSADLAGGPLERLASVFSSYARFQHVGPKHGLQDEGQRVVLALAALQPQDIVSFADSLIVSKAYSSVGLRSKAIGNLSAALENAPPGYWNERIRLQLAEMYYESLDLDQANTTIESFGTVSADLLPEVLYLHASVQLDMGNLEQSEIICRRILAMQVDQSIQSDALEKLGETLQKSGDHYAAALCFAGLLPETEGNASSGNDATTVTP, translated from the coding sequence GTGTTTCGAACGGAAGTCTTGTGGGTGTCAGTCTTTCTGGCGATCGGTGCGGTCGGCGGGCTGGTCTACAATTGGCCGTCCGAGCCCCAGGTGGACATCGACTCGCCCGCAGAGCAGATTCCCCCGCCGGCCACCGAAACAAGCGGTCAGGCCGCTGCGGAGCAGCTCTCTCCGTTCGCCGCTGAAGACTTCGATGGCGCGGTGAGGGATGACCCTCAGGCGCCGCCGGCGAGTTCCGCCACCGTTGCGGGAATCTGGAATGATGTCCGTCCGTCCGCACAGCGCAGCCAGCCGATCGATTTCGGCGTGCTTGAACTGGGCGATCGCCTGTTGGCCGGAGGGAATTCGGTCGGTGCGGTCAAGCATTACAGCAAGCTCTGGCAACAGGCCAATTTGCCGGTCGATGTCGCCGTGTTGATCCGCTTGGGGCTGGCGTCAGAGTTGGCCGGTTTGCACGAGCAGGCCGAGAAGCACTATCACAGCGCGATCCGGGTTGCGGAGAAAGGTTCCGTCCAACAATTGGCCAGCCTGTTGGGGCTGGCGCGGCTTTGGGAAAGTCAGGGTCAATTGGGTGAGGCGATCTCGCTATTGAGCGAGTTGTTTCTGGTGTATTCCCATGACGGGTACCCAAAAATCATCCGGCAAACGATCGTGCACCAATTGGCCGATTGCCTGCAGCGACGTCTGCTCGCCAATGAGGTGGTCGTCGAGGCCCTTCAGAAGGAGCCGATGGAGTACCACTGGGTGCCCGTTGCCGTGGATTCCATGCTTGCGCTCGCCGACTGGGAGTCGCCCGATGGCGTGCCCGTGAATCCCGGTTCGGGGTTGAAGCTATTGCAGAACTATGAGGGTGACGTGTCGTTGGTGCTCGTGCAGGCCCATTTGAGTGGTGTCTCGGTGTTGAAGCTGATCTCCGAGTTGCAGCGTTTGTCGGGGTTGCAGATCACGGTCACCGAAAAAGCAAAGTCGTCGTTGGTGGGGCGGTTGGCCAACGTCAACGCGCCGGTTATGGCGGTGTCGTTGTTGCTTGATCAGGCCCTTGAGTCGATGGAGCTGTCGTGGAGTCAGTCCGAGGGCGGGGTAACGATCATGGCCCGTGAGGAACTGACCACGCGGGATTTGGCCTCGTACGATCTTGCCCGTACCCAGCGGATGTTGCAGCGGGTGCAGTTGGACTACCTTGAGGGCGTCGAACGGGTCGCCGCGATCATGAACGACGGCAACAACGTTCGGTTGTCTGGCGGTTGGGACCTTGCGGCTGACAAGTACCGTGCCGCTCGCGAGGCCGGGCCGGCTCATGAATTGAATGCCGACCTGTATTTCAACGAAGCGTCGCTGTCGATGGTGCGTGGCGACAGCCTGAATGCGCTGCACGCAAGCTACATGGCCCTCGACCAGACTCTGTCTCCGGCGCTTCAGGCGGAGGTCTATGCGATGATCGCGGATTTGGAATTGGAATTCGGCCAGATGTCAAAATCGATCACGGCGGCTTCGCGAGGGATGCGTCGCGCGGACGACCCGGTCGTCCTGGCGCGAACCGCGATGACACTGGCGCGTGGCTATTTGTTGACAGGTGACCCCTATTCGGCCAATTCGGTGCTGTTCGACGTTTCCGCCGATTTGGCCGGTGGGCCGTTGGAGCGATTGGCGAGCGTGTTTTCTTCGTACGCGCGATTCCAACACGTCGGCCCGAAGCATGGGTTGCAAGACGAAGGGCAGCGGGTCGTGCTTGCGTTGGCGGCTCTTCAACCCCAGGACATCGTTTCGTTTGCCGATTCGTTGATCGTGTCCAAGGCTTATTCGTCGGTGGGGTTGCGATCCAAGGCGATCGGCAACCTGAGCGCGGCGCTGGAAAACGCACCGCCCGGCTATTGGAACGAACGGATTCGATTGCAGTTGGCGGAAATGTATTACGAATCATTGGATTTGGATCAGGCCAACACGACCATCGAGTCGTTCGGGACGGTGTCGGCCGATCTGTTGCCCGAAGTGTTGTACCTGCACGCGTCGGTTCAGCTGGACATGGGGAATCTGGAGCAGAGTGAAATCATTTGCCGCCGGATCCTCGCGATGCAAGTCGACCAATCCATCCAATCCGACGCGCTTGAGAAGTTGGGCGAAACGCTTCAGAAATCGGGTGACCACTACGCGGCGGCGTTGTGCTTTGCCGGTCTGTTGCCCGAGACGGAGGGCAATGCGTCATCGGGCAATGACGCGACGACGGTGACGCCATGA
- a CDS encoding tetratricopeptide repeat protein — translation MKVQAQSSKGYIQLIRNILLRSFTLVFVVAIACSVDPLRAQSPADAPMSLRSIMADESVADQGVQGRLEALIKRTQQARQERQTAAEQSQSPAPRSVWVPGQGAVEADSAAADSQQPGGPAQNSSRSLSEIRERIRILQRLRRDKAMALSAEQAQAIPGGTGTPALETPGGDVVESNGAVESGVTAATKEPTLSSIDESLDQPAAVEAAAEDKTPEGSVAAERLLPKPVNALALGESLYRTGNYESALKAFRSVAVDKLSQSDRTWLDLLVALCQRKLGDYEKAQGTLRDIANEESADYPVQAAKWWLKYAESSDGTQKKFSDVSADFNALLERSNDYVSQ, via the coding sequence ATGAAGGTTCAAGCACAATCATCAAAAGGATACATTCAATTGATCCGGAACATTTTGCTTCGCAGTTTCACGCTGGTCTTTGTTGTCGCCATCGCCTGCTCGGTCGACCCGTTGCGCGCCCAGTCGCCGGCCGATGCCCCGATGTCTTTGCGCTCGATCATGGCAGACGAATCTGTCGCCGATCAGGGGGTTCAGGGGCGTTTGGAAGCGCTGATCAAGCGGACTCAACAAGCGCGGCAGGAGCGCCAGACGGCTGCGGAGCAATCGCAGTCGCCGGCGCCGAGAAGCGTTTGGGTTCCGGGTCAAGGCGCGGTTGAAGCCGACTCCGCAGCGGCGGATAGTCAGCAGCCCGGCGGGCCGGCCCAGAATTCGTCTCGCAGTCTGTCGGAGATTCGCGAACGGATTCGGATCCTGCAACGGCTTCGCCGCGATAAGGCGATGGCGCTGTCGGCCGAGCAAGCCCAAGCGATTCCCGGTGGGACCGGCACTCCCGCGTTGGAGACGCCCGGAGGGGACGTCGTCGAAAGTAACGGGGCCGTGGAATCCGGGGTGACAGCCGCCACGAAGGAGCCGACACTGTCTTCGATCGACGAAAGTCTGGATCAACCGGCGGCCGTCGAGGCGGCGGCGGAGGACAAGACGCCCGAGGGATCGGTGGCTGCCGAGCGACTTCTACCCAAACCGGTCAACGCCTTGGCCCTTGGCGAGAGTCTGTACCGAACCGGGAACTACGAATCGGCACTCAAGGCATTCCGGTCGGTCGCGGTCGACAAGCTTTCGCAGTCTGATCGAACGTGGTTGGATCTGCTGGTCGCGCTGTGCCAGCGCAAGCTTGGGGATTACGAAAAGGCGCAGGGGACACTGCGTGACATCGCTAACGAAGAGTCCGCGGATTATCCCGTCCAGGCCGCCAAGTGGTGGCTCAAGTACGCGGAGTCGTCGGACGGGACGCAGAAAAAATTCAGTGATGTGTCGGCGGACTTTAATGCCCTCCTTGAAAGGTCAAATGATTATGTCTCCCAGTGA
- a CDS encoding sigma-54 interaction domain-containing protein: MIITQSPKIKQLIKFAERAARSSAPVLLTGESGTGKELFAQLIHHSSPRAAKPLVTLNCAALPENLLESELFGHEKGAFSGAVAARQGRFELASDGTLMLDEVSEIPITSQAKLLRVLESKRFERVGNSTPIDHDVRIIAASNRDLQQEIDDGNFRLDLFHRINVIEIVIPPLRERLGDIPPLAMHFVKQFRSEGEADVEGLDAAAMRALARHDWPGNIRELRNVIHRACVLADGPRIGVEHLGLPESEIPCDQRRDRDRGRDEAPQGDGDVDTVLPEHWLHTHLEEVERQIITAAIDHFGNRRLVAEKLGVSPRTLTNKIKRYRELDGEDRKAA, translated from the coding sequence ATGATCATTACCCAATCGCCAAAAATCAAACAGCTGATCAAGTTCGCCGAGCGGGCGGCTCGCTCCAGTGCGCCGGTCTTGCTGACCGGTGAGAGCGGTACCGGAAAGGAGTTGTTTGCGCAGTTGATTCATCACTCCAGTCCCCGGGCGGCCAAGCCCCTGGTGACGCTCAACTGTGCCGCGCTGCCAGAAAACCTGCTCGAGAGCGAGCTGTTTGGGCATGAAAAGGGTGCTTTTTCCGGGGCCGTCGCGGCGCGTCAGGGACGTTTCGAATTGGCAAGCGATGGCACGTTGATGCTTGATGAAGTCAGCGAGATCCCGATTACATCCCAGGCAAAATTGCTGCGCGTGTTGGAATCGAAACGCTTCGAACGCGTCGGCAACAGCACGCCCATCGATCACGACGTGCGGATCATTGCCGCCTCCAACCGTGATCTTCAACAGGAAATCGATGACGGCAACTTTCGGTTGGACTTGTTTCATCGAATCAATGTCATCGAAATCGTCATCCCCCCGTTGCGCGAGCGACTCGGTGACATCCCGCCGCTGGCCATGCACTTCGTGAAACAATTTCGTTCCGAGGGCGAGGCCGACGTCGAAGGTTTGGATGCAGCCGCGATGAGGGCACTGGCCCGTCACGATTGGCCGGGAAATATTCGTGAACTGCGGAACGTGATCCACCGCGCGTGTGTGCTCGCCGACGGTCCCCGAATCGGTGTCGAGCACCTGGGGTTGCCCGAAAGCGAAATCCCGTGTGATCAACGACGCGATCGCGATCGCGGGCGCGACGAAGCCCCGCAAGGTGACGGGGATGTTGATACCGTCTTGCCGGAGCATTGGCTGCACACGCATCTGGAAGAGGTCGAGCGGCAGATCATCACCGCCGCCATCGACCACTTCGGTAATCGACGTCTTGTGGCAGAGAAACTTGGGGTTTCGCCGCGGACGTTGACCAACAAGATCAAGCGATATCGCGAGCTGGACGGCGAGGATCGCAAGGCGGCATAG
- a CDS encoding flagellar hook-length control protein FliK, translated as MAPCPSKVSATPKQDRSAAGSESFDAVAKRLLMQEDPVTQVDVSATATGEAASAMSELVTPAAELATSAQPTTQFAHRELGRVVSDADVSVAADTAVDVDSQREAVLLSGYPLVAQPVDTGNLSPDALDLDTTQVNIDSSASADASNSEAGAPDGVVHADTAGDDVLVDDDFPLAVSESDAASVADRGVESLAAASEASSDHARRVDVKAESRRVGEHDESAYGKFDQADAASNVEQNPGELSGAAAETRVGVASSNQERAPVGNLDHSAGDASVDAVVAASVMPVEASDSSDSVGLQNQASSSSVLSQPFTAADQGSFATAGVVSGENSDAAVEGADGLDAADPSERTQRGADAETAVDQTSLSDAVDQEASASRATEPLIQAPPQQAAAASAAQVAGELASDSSPSNQPALAATRQPLETSDDATDPVEMDDSADSSGDAILQDSIPIESGGAAEFGGQESRRGNPFEPIVSAEFSDSNPLTNESPAIVPMDSPIDVGLDVVADQEIFETLSLEEFIQSSPASPEAVKKTAEVIHEAMRTSLQLDGQTVRLEVHPAELGTLKIHVTQTDQAIETQIIATEYVTSELLLSHRDQLMDALADAGFDASDVNISYQDQSSGESEGQHRPADHRYQSKSQAQSSMSRESVSGGGVNIVA; from the coding sequence ATGGCACCTTGCCCGAGCAAGGTGTCGGCGACTCCAAAACAGGATCGATCGGCAGCGGGATCCGAGTCGTTTGATGCGGTCGCGAAACGACTCCTGATGCAGGAGGATCCGGTCACGCAAGTCGATGTGTCAGCGACTGCAACCGGCGAAGCAGCTTCGGCGATGTCTGAACTGGTCACACCGGCAGCCGAACTCGCAACATCGGCGCAACCGACGACGCAATTCGCCCACCGAGAATTGGGGCGCGTCGTCAGCGATGCGGACGTGAGCGTCGCTGCGGATACGGCCGTTGACGTCGACTCACAACGCGAGGCGGTGTTGCTTTCGGGGTATCCACTGGTAGCACAACCGGTTGACACAGGGAACCTTTCGCCGGATGCATTGGATCTCGATACGACCCAGGTAAACATCGACTCGTCCGCTTCGGCCGACGCGTCAAATTCGGAAGCCGGCGCCCCGGATGGAGTGGTTCATGCGGACACCGCTGGCGACGATGTCCTGGTGGATGACGATTTCCCCTTGGCGGTCTCGGAATCGGACGCCGCTTCGGTGGCTGATCGCGGCGTGGAATCACTCGCCGCCGCTTCGGAAGCCTCGTCTGACCACGCAAGGCGTGTGGATGTAAAAGCAGAATCGCGACGCGTTGGGGAACATGACGAATCGGCGTATGGCAAATTCGACCAAGCCGATGCGGCCAGCAATGTCGAACAGAACCCCGGTGAGTTATCGGGTGCTGCGGCGGAAACTCGCGTTGGGGTTGCATCGAGCAATCAGGAACGTGCCCCAGTAGGCAACTTGGATCATTCGGCGGGCGATGCCTCGGTTGATGCCGTCGTTGCGGCCTCCGTGATGCCGGTCGAGGCTTCCGATAGCAGTGATTCGGTAGGTCTGCAGAATCAGGCATCCAGCAGTTCCGTCCTGTCGCAACCGTTCACGGCAGCTGACCAAGGATCATTCGCCACGGCAGGCGTCGTGTCGGGTGAGAACAGCGATGCCGCGGTGGAAGGGGCGGACGGGTTGGATGCGGCCGATCCGTCGGAGCGGACACAGCGCGGGGCCGACGCCGAAACTGCGGTGGATCAAACGTCCCTATCGGACGCCGTCGACCAAGAGGCAAGTGCATCACGCGCCACGGAGCCACTGATTCAAGCCCCGCCACAGCAAGCCGCAGCGGCTTCAGCGGCGCAGGTCGCGGGTGAACTGGCCAGTGATTCAAGTCCGTCCAATCAGCCGGCTCTCGCAGCAACCAGGCAGCCGCTAGAGACGAGCGACGATGCGACCGACCCGGTTGAAATGGATGATTCGGCAGACAGTTCGGGTGATGCGATCTTGCAAGATTCGATCCCAATCGAATCGGGTGGGGCTGCGGAGTTCGGTGGCCAGGAATCTCGGCGTGGCAACCCATTTGAGCCGATCGTTTCGGCGGAGTTTTCCGATTCGAATCCGCTGACGAATGAATCGCCGGCGATTGTTCCGATGGACTCGCCGATCGATGTCGGTCTGGATGTGGTCGCGGACCAGGAGATTTTCGAGACGCTCTCCTTGGAGGAATTCATTCAGAGCTCGCCCGCATCACCGGAAGCCGTCAAAAAGACGGCCGAAGTGATTCATGAAGCGATGCGAACCAGTTTGCAACTCGATGGCCAAACCGTTCGGCTGGAAGTTCATCCGGCCGAGTTGGGGACACTGAAGATTCACGTCACGCAAACCGATCAAGCGATCGAGACACAAATCATTGCAACCGAGTACGTGACCAGCGAACTGTTACTCAGCCACCGCGATCAATTGATGGACGCACTGGCTGACGCGGGCTTCGACGCATCGGATGTCAATATTTCGTACCAAGACCAATCGTCGGGCGAATCGGAGGGGCAACATCGGCCGGCCGATCATCGCTATCAATCGAAATCACAAGCGCAGTCCAGCATGAGCCGAGAATCGGTTTCCGGCGGCGGCGTCAACATTGTGGCCTAA
- a CDS encoding flagellar hook capping FlgD N-terminal domain-containing protein, translating to MEGITSQTASVDYFQLLTVQLQHQDPVDPVDQEGLINDLTQFSILEGIENLNASFSQYMELQELTQGVNLIGKSVDYIDSASGEVRSGVATDVFNIDDSIQVLVDGQTVSLDQIARVTEAS from the coding sequence GTGGAAGGAATCACTTCGCAAACCGCTTCGGTGGACTACTTTCAGTTGCTGACCGTCCAGCTTCAGCACCAGGACCCGGTCGATCCGGTCGACCAAGAAGGTCTGATCAACGACCTGACACAGTTTTCGATTCTGGAAGGGATCGAAAACTTGAATGCATCGTTCAGCCAGTACATGGAGCTTCAGGAATTGACCCAGGGTGTCAATTTGATCGGCAAGTCGGTCGACTACATCGACTCGGCCTCAGGCGAGGTCAGGTCCGGCGTCGCGACCGACGTGTTCAACATCGACGATTCAATCCAAGTGCTCGTCGATGGGCAAACCGTTTCACTTGACCAGATCGCTCGCGTGACCGAGGCGAGCTAG
- a CDS encoding flagellar hook protein FlgE, translated as MSRSLMTGITGLRTHQQKLDVVANNLANMNTVGFKTQSTVFSDLMYNVARGASAATEDSGGINPQAVGTGVQMAQITRNFTQGTLESTSQIFDFAIEGEGFFTLGGQANENVYSRAGAFSLDANGRLVDPATGYLVQRMGDVGEGADGGVAFQDVGESYINIPIGAPIAGEASSMVNFTGNLPSSSSPPVAEVLQSYTGFETASGTADGTTLLSDLTINTTDYVAGDVIEISGTNPDGTPFAVNLNAETATLQDLVDTLNGTLVGATAALAADGSLSVTSDTTGEGYLSLLLRDASGNVGGSSFSANSMFLGTQGSNGDTFELSMEVFDVRGESHRINFDFLKQTENTWTVTADIRAESGVLLDDSVYNLTFNEDGSYGLAGLTGVGDANIEIQFNGITAPQEIALDFSGLSHLATDFSITQMQDGIPPGSLTSVAVSTTGELTGLASNGRAVPLAQLAIASFSNPNALDAVGNNYFKQSMSSGEASLGSGMAGNRGQIRGGQLERSNVDIAQEFTQLIVAQRGFSANARTITVSDEMLEELTNIIR; from the coding sequence ATGTCTAGATCTTTGATGACCGGTATCACCGGACTCCGTACTCATCAACAAAAACTTGACGTCGTCGCTAACAACTTGGCGAACATGAACACGGTGGGCTTCAAAACCCAGTCGACCGTGTTCAGCGACCTGATGTACAACGTCGCTCGCGGCGCTTCGGCGGCGACCGAAGACAGCGGCGGGATCAATCCACAAGCGGTCGGAACCGGGGTGCAAATGGCCCAGATCACCCGGAATTTTACCCAAGGAACGCTGGAGTCGACGTCGCAGATCTTCGACTTTGCAATTGAGGGCGAGGGGTTTTTCACTTTGGGAGGCCAGGCCAATGAAAATGTGTATTCGCGTGCGGGGGCATTTTCTTTGGATGCCAACGGCCGCCTGGTCGATCCGGCAACCGGTTACCTGGTGCAGCGGATGGGGGATGTCGGCGAAGGGGCCGATGGTGGCGTTGCCTTTCAAGACGTCGGCGAAAGCTACATCAACATTCCGATCGGCGCCCCGATCGCAGGTGAAGCGAGCAGCATGGTGAACTTTACCGGCAACCTGCCGTCAAGCTCCTCGCCGCCGGTCGCCGAGGTGTTGCAGTCGTACACCGGATTCGAGACGGCGTCAGGAACCGCCGATGGCACCACGCTGCTGTCTGACTTGACGATCAACACCACCGATTACGTTGCCGGCGATGTGATCGAAATCTCGGGCACCAATCCCGACGGCACCCCGTTCGCCGTCAACCTGAACGCGGAAACGGCGACGTTGCAGGATCTGGTCGACACGCTCAATGGCACGCTCGTCGGCGCGACCGCCGCGTTGGCAGCCGATGGGTCGCTTTCGGTGACCTCGGACACGACCGGCGAAGGCTACCTCAGTCTGCTGCTGCGTGATGCCTCGGGCAACGTCGGTGGATCAAGTTTTTCTGCCAATTCCATGTTTCTCGGCACCCAGGGAAGCAACGGAGACACCTTCGAGTTGTCGATGGAAGTGTTTGACGTGCGTGGAGAAAGCCATCGCATCAATTTCGACTTTCTCAAGCAAACCGAAAACACCTGGACGGTGACCGCCGACATCCGCGCCGAATCCGGTGTCCTGCTCGACGATTCGGTCTACAACCTGACGTTCAACGAAGACGGCAGCTACGGGTTGGCCGGATTGACGGGAGTCGGCGATGCGAACATCGAAATCCAATTCAATGGCATCACCGCACCGCAAGAGATTGCGCTCGACTTCTCCGGACTCAGCCACCTCGCCACGGACTTCTCGATCACGCAAATGCAAGACGGGATCCCCCCGGGCTCGCTGACGTCGGTCGCCGTTTCGACGACGGGAGAGCTGACGGGGCTTGCGTCCAATGGTCGCGCAGTCCCGTTGGCACAACTTGCCATCGCTTCGTTCAGTAACCCCAATGCACTCGACGCGGTGGGCAACAACTACTTCAAGCAATCGATGAGTAGCGGCGAGGCTTCGCTGGGGTCCGGGATGGCCGGGAATCGGGGCCAAATCAGGGGGGGCCAGCTTGAGCGTTCCAATGTGGACATCGCTCAAGAGTTCACACAGCTGATCGTGGCCCAGCGTGGTTTCAGCGCGAACGCCAGAACGATCACCGTGTCCGATGAGATGCTGGAAGAGCTGACCAACATCATCCGGTAG
- a CDS encoding HU family DNA-binding protein: MTKKDIVRTISDEVGLTQQQTKKIVQRTFDSIIETLVREGRIELRNFGVFEVKPRAARRARNPRTGDEVIVPEKYVVTFKPGKYMEVRVQDAELDGHHDNLSGDLDSANSVAPTPEAETMPSNKNSGRWDED; this comes from the coding sequence GTGACCAAGAAAGACATCGTTCGAACGATTTCTGACGAAGTAGGCCTAACGCAACAACAGACCAAGAAGATCGTCCAACGGACCTTCGATTCAATCATCGAGACGCTCGTCCGCGAGGGTCGAATCGAATTGAGGAATTTTGGGGTCTTTGAGGTCAAACCGAGGGCTGCACGCCGCGCGCGCAACCCACGGACAGGCGACGAGGTGATCGTACCCGAAAAGTACGTCGTCACCTTCAAGCCTGGAAAGTACATGGAGGTCAGGGTCCAGGACGCCGAACTCGATGGTCACCACGACAACCTGTCCGGTGACCTCGACTCAGCGAACTCGGTCGCCCCGACCCCCGAAGCCGAAACCATGCCTTCCAACAAGAACTCCGGTCGCTGGGACGAAGACTGA